tgtggagcgctctgagtatatataggacttgcctgccagttacaagttgtctgccgttgcgaatgcttacgtttgagcactcagaccccagtcagatcttacagtgtgttagaaccagccagagctggaaattcacacttagtcagattccgttgatagccataaaagtattattgtattgtgagacttgcttaccattctgtagactagttcccaggtgttgaaaccaaggacttcacacctaagactgggagattgctacattgctattgtttatgtgttagactagttcccaggtgttgaaaccaaggacttcacacctagattaggattgttatatatactgttacctgttatgatctctggctttcctgaccactctcctgcttactgattcggtacctttgcctatctgataacctgttgccgacattgcctgtacctggataccgaatcagtctttcgtctctgtactttatctgtccgtgtgttgccgacctggcttgtctgacctttctggctgtcacccaacccttgggtgatcagccttactgtactatccatgacacttgctcttcaggtgttcattagctgcaagggacacctgctcctcaggagaccatcttgcaactcagtcagtggtctctaccccttaggagtccactggctgcagtacagcctgattcCCTGGCTGCAGCCCGATCATATCTCTCATTTCACCAGTTATCACTCTTGcagtccagtcagtggtccctgctcctcaggtgtccactggctgcagtaccatctgatttcctgctcctcaggaaatcctcggctgcagttctaTCATATATCTCtttcacccagttctctctcctgcagcccagccagtggttcctgctcctcaggtgtccactggctgcagtacaatccaagattccctgctcctcagggaattatcagctgcagtacagtctgtatctcctccacatcaggagatcatcttgcagcacagtcagtgaaaacctgcccctcaggggtccactggctgcagtgcagtctgattccctgctcttcagggaatccttggctgcagtagtgtctgtatctcccgcttctcgggagataacttctctgattactgttgcaccaaacacaatatcacattgggtgtcttgtgtctagctatactagtattattggtgattctgcagatcaccacataatcaggtatagcatctgtattattggtgatactgcagatcaccaataatcagaaaaaactctgtgttgctgacaccaatcgttacaataaccttcaaatttggtgtttctagcatttacgggggctttgctattaacccctaaaATCGTCGGGTTTTAATCGTGTATCAAAAACTCGTGATTCGTGATTACATGGGTTATCCGACTCATATCCGAATTTAAGTTGGATAGCAGTTTTGTACCCGTGTTCATGATCACGAGCAATTCGTAATTGGGCGGAGTCGAATTTGTGATCAGGGGTTATCTGAGCACCACTGCGGGGTAccctttctggctacctaaactgaagggggATAGGTactctctggctaccaatactggggggcactctctggctacctatactgggtaggcCAGTATAGGTAAGCAGAAAGTGGGTCAGGCAGCACATGGCAATGTTACAGGTACTATTGTCAGGGGTGCAGCGACCCTTACACTATGAGTGCCACATGCATTATAGAGGTAATGTATGTGTTTCTATAGTGATGGAGCAACCAGAGTAAAACATGTGGcactcaggggcataactaaaggGGATCAGCACCTgcaagggagggggagggatgcAGAGCTGTGAgaggcccaactactaaccttcccttcctcaaatacaagggactatacttcagatcaggtgtttttgaggctacacttgttttatgaaccttgtgagattgccccccaggccgtgaagggcaccaagtggagccaagttaaggggtgtgaacattggtggCCCATCAAAGTTTCAATGGGGGCCCCAAGAACTGGTGGCACTAATAGAATTACGGTCACTGCTCCCCTGGTGTTAGCACTGGTAACATTTCTGTGTGCTACCTGCACAAGGCAACATTTACCAGTCTTTAGTACATCAGGTCCTAGGCCTCTTAGTAATCTCAGGATCTGTCTAATGATGTGATTTTTGTAAACCTCTTTCTTCATCCTTTACTTGCAGCTGATATCTTCACTGAAAGAGCTGCACAAAGGATTTTTGTTTTAGCCTCAATAGTGGGGGAGGTAGGTAAGGGCTCCATTGAGAAGAAATGTTGCTCCCTCCACTAGGTTCAAAGCATATCCCGTTTCTTCCGCAAGAACACAATTATAGTGAAAATTAGTTTCCATCAAGAATTAGACTACAAACTaaattttatattaaaaaatgcATAATTCTTTTCTCTACAGATTCAGCTAACTGCTTCAGATGTCTATGGAATCAGTGGCCAAATGACCAGAGATCAAGTTGTATCCCAAAGACTGTGGAGTTCCTCTCTTATGAAGATGCTTTAGGAGCGGCTTTAGCCGCTGCCAGCATAATATCGGCTTTCACTCCTACAATTATTTTGTGGCTTTTTAACTGCTATAAGCACACGCCCATAGTCAAAGCAAATAATTATTCCCTTAGTTGCCTACTGCTAGTTTCTTTGAGTCTTTGCTTCCTCTGCTCTTTAGGATTTATTGGTTACCCCCAACCTGAGAAATGTCTCCTACGGCAAGTATCATTTGGCCTGGTTTTCACTCTGTGTATCTCATGCATACTGGCCAAAACAATCATGGTGGTCTTTGCTTTCATGGCCACCAAGCCAGGCAGTGACCTGAAAAAATGGACAACACTCCGTGTATCTTACACAATAATTTCAGCATGtttcctgctacagttgatctTATGCATTATCTGGATGTACCTTGCTTCTCCCTTTCCTCAGTACAATACAGAAACCAAACCTGGAATTATCATCATAGACTGTAATGAGGGTTCTCCAGCAGCATTCTGGACCATGCTAGGTTACCTCTttcttctggccagcataagcttCATTGTGGCCTTCCTGGCTCGGAGACTTCCAGACAGCTTCAATGAGGCCCAGTTTATTACATTCAGCATGTTGGCCTTCCTCAGTGTCTGGATATCATATATCCCAGCATCCCTCAGTGCTCAGGGCAAGTACACAGTGGCCATGGAGATCTTTGCCATCTTGGCCTCCAGCTGGGCTTTGGTCATCTGTATGTTCCTTCCCAAATGTTTCATCATCTTGTTCAGACCTGATATGAATTCCAAAGAGTACCTTATGAAGAAGGAAAAACATTAGTAACATATTTTTAGATTGttcaatagatttagaaaaaaaaaacgcattaagTTCTTCTGAGTGTTATATGGCTAAAGGaatttatagtaaaaaaaacagtatagaTTATGTCATTAAAATGCTTAAGGAATACTTGCCGTAATTTGTAACTCCTTTGAAGCAAACccttacttaaagggactccgagctcagaaaaaaaaaggaaagttgtactcaccaggggctttctccagcccagtgctggtcgggaggtcccacgccggcgtcctggctcctctccttctccccgctccggaatggctgacaggccgcagcccgggcgacactcggtagagtgtcgggctgcagcttccgcgtatgacgcggattacgtcacacgccggccgcctcgcgtcatcacggcggccggcgtgaaagtactgcgcatgcgcgattaaagctcccgaccagcactgggctagagaaagcccctggtgagtacaactttccttttttttctgagctcggagtccctttaaggaagccTTTAGCTGCAGTATGAAGTAACAGACTTTCTGACCACTGTAGGCATCTTCTTTTCTATAGCCGATTTCTGGCTCCTGTATTTTGCCTGCATGCAAACTACAGCAAAGTCCATCATATCTGGCGCAAGTGGAGATTGCCTGATGCCGAATatgtttgcttgctggttgcttgagcaactggccaaaaatagcaaaaacctCCCCCGTGCAGCAGAAACTACTTACCAATTATCCAGGGACCGTCCTCTGCACTTTTTGGATCCCCCCCCCCGCAGCTTTCCAACATCCTCTGTGTACCTCTCCTGACGTGACATCTGCATGGATGCTGGAAAGCcgctgggagctgcaggatgcAGAGGAGAAGGTGCTCAGAGTTTTTTATGCCCTGCAATGTCCTGCAAACCTCAAAAATACCCCTTATTCCCCTCAGACATGCtgttgtaaggattcctcctgtggcgtgttctgtccattgcggtggagccgcaaacggacagttctggcttatcagcctgcattcggttgtgcatttgcaatgagtcacattgtcatttgcaattgctctgcagttctgggcagcccagaatgctgtcatcattccaccaatggcttactacagctgcgctgcagccagatagccctggatttcctgcatgcatgttgttacatagtactgcatgcatttgttatcatagtctttcagctagctaatggtaatcaagccagctcaggattgaatgattttcattcagctgtgtggagatttgcatgcttgcatccattggctgatgccagcataaaagtctgccttccCTTTTAGATCTGGcccatcatagtttcagctctgtctaagctgttactgggtccttgATACTGTTAATAATATTCCTTGTCTtgttactttctagttcagttatcttgtggagctacgattatatatttcccacggggacatatatacgtactccttctagtgtaGAGAATTTCTATTGTTTGAATTGCCTAGTTAGTTCGCTGTATTGTTCCAGATTTAGCTAGTctcccttgcttatgttatatattaattcatcgccaatatatacatattctagtcagcatttgttattttccttgtattggtgatatatcagtgccgcttatacagtatatacgtactcgaactgttgatatcctgtgttcagctagtcagtttttagcaCGTCTCGGTAGGTTGTgcttagcgtgatcacccgtgcttagctagcctaGTCCCGTCCcaacgaggtagccattgctgcggttactattggttacctcactcttgtctttgtgaatgcttgctgtcactgagacagTCACTAGATTAGCAAGctttcattctgtcagcctctgtcttcctagtcctgtccttgcaaggtagccattgctgtggttgctattggctacttcactccagtctgtcttgtatctgtctgaatgtttgctatcgcaagagcagcgcaacatcgcactgcgctgccattgcgtcttatcagaagcccagagctgcagttgctctgggcagcctgtgtagcctctttcattatccagctcttagccttgttgtgcactgctgggtggtcagaaagtatgaccccccagcattacagctgGTTAGTTGaaacttccggttgcctgagtacTGGAtaccagggactttgctgtattaacTTTTTATGTGGAGAAGACATAGCAATGGGCCAGGTAATCGTGTTACTGCAGACACTTTGCATATACAGTTGTTGGGGGGATGCTGTTGACACTTTTAGCTTTAAGTGGGAGGGCTAGGGGCAGATATTGGCTGCAT
This DNA window, taken from Hyperolius riggenbachi isolate aHypRig1 chromosome 3, aHypRig1.pri, whole genome shotgun sequence, encodes the following:
- the LOC137562054 gene encoding vomeronasal type-2 receptor 26-like — its product is MNSKSNMNKYHLGENSGEKVYSIVNWQVTPEGAVNQVEVGTFSSSLPPDQALVVNSSFVVWPRGELQVPRSMCSESCSAGFRKASIRGQPLCCFECVPCQQGEISNQSDSANCFRCLWNQWPNDQRSSCIPKTVEFLSYEDALGAALAAASIISAFTPTIILWLFNCYKHTPIVKANNYSLSCLLLVSLSLCFLCSLGFIGYPQPEKCLLRQVSFGLVFTLCISCILAKTIMVVFAFMATKPGSDLKKWTTLRVSYTIISACFLLQLILCIIWMYLASPFPQYNTETKPGIIIIDCNEGSPAAFWTMLGYLFLLASISFIVAFLARRLPDSFNEAQFITFSMLAFLSVWISYIPASLSAQGKYTVAMEIFAILASSWALVICMFLPKCFIILFRPDMNSKEYLMKKEKH